One Brachyhypopomus gauderio isolate BG-103 chromosome 15, BGAUD_0.2, whole genome shotgun sequence genomic region harbors:
- the slf2 gene encoding SMC5-SMC6 complex localization factor protein 2 isoform X4, whose protein sequence is MLPLKSPAPEQRRTSAVATSSGSKKCSKGGQDALPNYNVLRKKLQPSCRRRSLSSKEESLHSAAKGQGQVKSCSSEREFAFALFRQLNENLKVRKVMHSQSPQHQRAPEPPESSPRAMCDHHSPPGSQTESRIPGSSREEQDLHPTHEVDQKINVHLCSPVSSHSARAAWSKSGEDIPCQATTPVGGRRLSLKRQRESSTERKRETERLSEECPLILTSASSVPSSSTSSLSSEYIKRVCIRTSSPAVLLERLGRHVEDGVSTSLCSSFVRQLYKEPSVEPSCKAQTMARPTEDPGNSAVKKGMETCSERRCSVADPRVPDLCTSASSQTGHKCSNEGSSAATSNTSSSSRLMDEDEISLHPDQFTPAVPDCPGLAGSLRGDVDEGQDPKLDSETTPRANPHSARQDALQKTSLVWKDPLDLELVDEMGLGLEICSLTLSSSDDSEEEQLLSLKEILDRSARIPDTPEKGAFSEPSTPLPKAPPEDVKIKPTNYKNTLEQMLIEKEQGQKSKELEMQLLQTCKEDLLKLEEEEENEIIEDVLSHDQRQFLERFSVSSCAIRDLHPGEEVFALANFGRLFNHQTLDLRQIGVSPTNRAQQTLLQARPEQVLMLLSAGLLRRAYCSSPCPPQVTRWLFQMMSVHPNAIACTQILQAMTTIALFAAQEIVENSSKTFEVWVPGIQDIGLVFLNMGVPFVSLFPLETLQPPFTEGDLLESVQIQPDGAVTENERHSFPEHNFENIVKYLELCAALCPSAYTDKELLLLVTVVCRVSLETRLQLLPTGGLSSLLHHLLNNITNWEAMLAQLCQSITDLSEDHHNLRRLVQLLPHERRGRQLKRHLSVSAISKLLNHRCTYIPSSTEFELCDLRSYLPRMRPSSLLKAILAAKNADHQDGGTTPDQQAYYLCYSLLALTNEASNFEFLPSNQRNELQLLSAELEKHIKCDIRESEKMLYRSKVKDFVARIYTRWQVLLQRSRPQEGKLYDYWKPLPEDEVPINQELQLRV, encoded by the exons ATGCTGCCCCTCAAAAGCCCAGCGCCGGAGCAGAGAAGAACATCAGCTGTAGCCACTTCTTCAGGCTCTAAAAAGTGTTCTAAAGGAGGCCAGGATGCTCTCCCCAATTATAATGTCCTCAGAAAAAAACTGCAACCCAGTTGTAGAAGAAGAAGTCTCTCCAGTAAGGAGGAGTCACTGCACAGTGCCGCTAAAGGTCAAGGTCAGGTCAAGTCTTGCAGCAGTGAGAGAGAATTTGCCTTTGCCCTGTTTAGGCAGCTGAACGAGAATCTGAAG GTCAGAAAGGTCATGCATTCACAGAGTCCTCAGCACCAGAGAGCTCCAGAGCCTCCAGAGTCTTCTCCAAGAGCGATGTGTGACCACCACAGTCCACCAGGCTCCCAGACTGAGAGCAGGATCCCAGGCAGCAGTAGGGAGGAACAGGACCTCCATCCTACCCACGAGGTGGACCAGAAGATCAATGTTCACCTCTGCTCTCCTGTTTCCTCACACAGCGCAAGAGCTGCTTGGAGCAAGAGT GGTGAAGACATACCCTGCCAGGCAACCACACCAG TAGGGGGCAGACGTCTGTCACTGAAGAGGCAACGGGAAAGCAGcacagagagaaaaagggagacggagagaTTGAGTGAGGAGTGTCCACTCATCCTGACCTCTGCAAGTTCTGTTCCGTCTTCTTCCACCTCCAGCCTCTCCTCAGAGTACATAAAACGGGTCTGCATTAGAACAAGTTCTCCAGCTGTTCTGCTGGAGAGGCTGGGCCGCCATGTTGAGGATGGTGTGTCTACCTCACTGTGCAGCAGTTTTGTCAGGCAGCTCTATAAAGAGCCGAGCGTGGAGCCAAGCTGCAAAGCCCAGACGATGGCACGGCCCACTGAAGACCCCGGAAACAGTGCCGTCAAGAAGGGGATGGAGACATGTAGTGAACGCAGATGTTCGGTGGCGGACCCGCGCGTTCCTGACCTCTGCACCTCAGCTTCCAGCCAGACGGGCCACAAGTGCAGTAATGAAGGGAGCTCGGCCGCCACCTCGAACACGAGTTCCTCGTCACGTCTCATGGACGAGGATGAGATCAGCCTCCATCCAGATCAGTTCACACCAGCAGTACCTGACTGTCCAGGTCTGGCAGGGTCATTGAGGGGTGACGTGGATGAAGGACAGGACCCCAAACTGGATTCAGAGACCACGCCCAGAGCTAACCCTCACTCTGCCAGGCAGGACGCGCTACAGAAGACCAGCCTGGTGTGGAAGGACCCTCTAGATCTGGAGCTGGTGGATGAGATGGGCTTGGGCCTGGAGATCTGTTCTCTCACCCTGAGCAGCAGTGATGATAGTGAGGAGGAGCAGCTTCTGTCCCTGAAGGAGATCCTGGATCGCAGTGCTCGTATCCCCGACACACCTGAGAAGGGGGCGTTCTCCGAGCCCAGCACGCCCCTCCCCAAAGCCCCC CCGGAGGATGTGAAAATAAAACCTACAAATTACAAGAATACACTGGAACAGATGCTGATTGAGAAAGAACAGGGTCAGAA GTCAAAAGAACTTGAAATGCAGTTGCTTCAAACTTGTAAAGAAGACCTGTTAAAactggaagaagaggaagagaatgaAATTATAGAAGACGTACTTTCACATGACCAAAG GCAATTCTTAGAACGATTCTCAGTTTCCTCGTGTGCAATCAGAGACCTGCACCCTGGAGAGGAAGTCTTCGCGTTGGCCAACTTTGGCCGACTCTTTAACCACCAGACTCTGGACCTGAGGCAGATCGGTGTTTCCCCAACCAACCGGGCCCAGCAGACCCTTCTGCA GGCCCGTCCAGAACAGGTCCTGATGCTTCTCAGCGCAGGTCTGCTCAGAAGAGCCTATTGCTCCTCACCCTGCCCGCCACAGGTCACACGCTGGCTCTTCCAG ATGATGTCGGTCCACCCAAACGCCATTGCTTGCACACAGATTCTGCAGGCCATGACGACTATCGCCTTATTCGCCGCTCAGGAAATAG TGGAGAATAGCAGTAAGACGTTTGAGGTGTGGGTCCCCGGCATACAGGACATTGGACTAGTCTTCCTCAACATGGGTGTGCCATTCGTCAGTCTGTTCCCTCTGGAAACTCTCCAGCCCCCTTTCACTGAGGGAGATCTGCT AGAGAGTGTGCAAATTCAGCCTGACGGTGCAGTAACGGAGAACGAACGCCACTCGTTTCCAGAGCACAACTTTGAGAACATTGTCAAG tacctgGAACTGTGTGCTGCCCTGTGTCCAAGCGCGTACACTGATAAGGAGCTCCTGCTGCTGGTGACTGTGGTGTGTAGAGTGAGTTTGGAGACCCGTTTACAGCTGCTCCCCACTGGAGGCCTCAGCAGCCTGCTGCACCACCTTCTCAACAACATTACCAACTGGGAAGCAATG TTAGCCCAACTTTGCCAGTCCATAACCGATCTGTCTGAGGATCACCACAATCTCCGACGGCTAGTGCAGCTCCTGCCACACGAGAGACGGGGCAG GCAATTGAAGAGACATCTGAGCGTTTCAGCCATCTCTAAACTGTTAAATCACAGATGCACTTACATACCCTCATCTACAGAATTTGAG TTGTGCGATCTGAGGTCATACCTCCCTCGGATGAGACCCTCCTCCCTGTTGAAGGCCATCCTGGCTGCGAAGAACGCTGACCATCAGGACGGTGGCACCACTCCAGACCAGCAG GCATATTATCTTTGCTATAGCCTATTGGCTTTGACCAATGAAGCGTCCAATTTTGAGTTTTTACCATCAAACCAAAGA AATGAACTGCAGCTGCTGTCTGCAGAACTAGAGAAACACATTAAGTGTGACATCAGGGAAAGTGAGAAAATGCTTTACAGGAGTAAG GTGAAAGACTTTGTTGCAAGAATATACACCCGATGGCAGGTTCTTCTTCAAAGATCAAGACCCCAAGAG GGGAAGCTCTATGATTATTGGAAACCTCTTCCTGAGGATGAAGTGCCCATTAATCAAGAACTTCAGCTGAGGGTCTGA